Proteins from one Stenotrophomonas aracearum genomic window:
- a CDS encoding barstar family protein, whose amino-acid sequence MTNPDPLVLVFEGGAVHDIPSFYAEINRVFMADEDWQLGHSLDALDDMLYGGYGVLAGHAGATLIWKDIEHSRRALGVETTRAWLQAKLDGNDRFNRPHIAGQLQALDAGKGLTFYQIVMDILAAHPRIKVLTG is encoded by the coding sequence ATGACGAACCCGGATCCCCTGGTGCTGGTTTTCGAGGGCGGCGCCGTGCACGACATCCCCAGCTTCTACGCGGAGATCAACCGCGTCTTCATGGCCGACGAGGACTGGCAGCTCGGGCATAGCCTTGATGCGCTGGATGACATGCTTTACGGCGGCTACGGGGTGTTGGCCGGACACGCAGGCGCGACGTTGATCTGGAAGGACATCGAACATAGCCGCAGAGCGCTCGGTGTGGAGACTACCCGTGCCTGGCTGCAGGCTAAGCTGGATGGAAACGACAGGTTCAACCGACCGCACATCGCGGGCCAGTTGCAGGCGCTGGACGCTGGAAAAGGGCTCACTTTCTACCAGATTGTCATGGACATCCTTGCGGCCCATCCCCGCATCAAGGTGTTGACTGGCTGA
- a CDS encoding DUF1684 domain-containing protein, with the protein MKTRARACLFVTSLFVTACSQQDRVAVATPAVAPVADAFQREHAAWVRERAADLGKPDGWISLIGLHWIEPGTHSVGGGEENAIHLAIAPDRLGQVEQRADGLYFQPTEGVPITADGTPLHGELKLTPEGAGGGTKLEYDGGKGQITAIKRGQRLALRVRHADAPARLAFHGLDFFPADPDWRVQAHFVPHPAGRTLPIASVIGTVTDTPNPGYVTFEKKGREWRLEALGDPEKGLNLMFQDQTTGKLSYGVGRYLHTDPVAADGTVVVDFNRAYNPPCAYTDYATCPLPPPENRLAWQHGNGQRERLAVLAGEKKYALAKH; encoded by the coding sequence ATGAAGACACGCGCACGTGCCTGTTTGTTTGTAACGAGCCTGTTCGTAACGGCCTGCAGCCAGCAGGACAGGGTGGCAGTCGCCACGCCCGCCGTTGCGCCGGTGGCCGATGCGTTCCAACGCGAGCACGCCGCGTGGGTCCGCGAGCGTGCCGCCGACCTGGGCAAGCCCGACGGCTGGATCAGCCTGATCGGACTGCACTGGATCGAGCCCGGGACGCACAGCGTGGGCGGCGGCGAGGAGAACGCCATCCACCTGGCGATCGCGCCGGATCGGCTGGGCCAGGTGGAGCAGCGCGCCGACGGCCTGTACTTCCAACCCACCGAGGGCGTGCCGATCACCGCCGACGGCACGCCGCTGCACGGCGAGCTGAAGTTGACGCCGGAAGGCGCGGGCGGAGGGACCAAGCTGGAGTATGACGGGGGCAAGGGCCAGATCACCGCGATCAAGCGCGGCCAGCGGCTGGCGCTGCGGGTGCGCCATGCGGACGCGCCGGCACGCTTGGCCTTCCATGGCCTGGACTTCTTCCCAGCCGACCCGGACTGGCGGGTGCAGGCGCACTTCGTGCCGCACCCGGCCGGCAGGACGCTGCCCATCGCGAGCGTGATCGGCACGGTGACCGACACGCCCAATCCGGGCTATGTGACCTTCGAGAAAAAGGGACGCGAGTGGCGGTTGGAAGCGCTGGGGGATCCGGAAAAGGGGTTGAACCTGATGTTCCAGGACCAGACCACCGGCAAACTGAGTTACGGGGTAGGGCGCTACCTGCACACCGATCCGGTCGCGGCGGACGGCACGGTTGTCGTGGACTTCAATCGCGCCTACAACCCGCCCTGCGCGTATACCGATTACGCGACCTGCCCGCTGCCGCCGCCGGAAAACCGCCTCGCCTGGCAGCACGGCAACGGTCAGCGCGAACGGCTGGCGGTGCTTGCCGGGGAGAAGAAGTACGCGTTGGCAAAGCACTGA
- a CDS encoding glycine zipper 2TM domain-containing protein produces MNLSTRNMLCAAALMASVFSASAQTYGPKDEGRRFNDGTKVVCKNVEVQRNSKDPNRIAGTATGAVVGGLLGNQVGGGSGKKIATVAGAVAGGAAGRQIQGNSQSKNGDRIVERQCYRR; encoded by the coding sequence ATGAATCTTTCAACCCGGAACATGCTGTGTGCAGCCGCCCTGATGGCCTCGGTATTCAGCGCCAGCGCCCAGACCTACGGGCCGAAGGACGAAGGGCGCCGCTTCAATGACGGCACCAAGGTGGTCTGCAAGAACGTCGAGGTACAGCGCAACAGCAAGGATCCGAACCGCATTGCCGGTACCGCTACCGGTGCGGTGGTCGGTGGCCTGCTCGGCAATCAGGTCGGCGGCGGTAGCGGCAAGAAGATCGCCACCGTGGCCGGCGCGGTAGCCGGTGGCGCGGCCGGTCGCCAGATCCAGGGCAACTCGCAGAGCAAGAACGGCGACCGCATAGTCGAGCGTCAGTGCTATCGCCGCTGA
- a CDS encoding DUF937 domain-containing protein: MNANSLTQALFSQLQQGQGLQQVSQQLGLEPQQASSAISAAVPLLLGALGTNASQPQGAQSLLNALQKDHLGGGGGAGGLDIGGILGAVLGGGGSGATNGAGILGHMFGGQTSQAAQLLGQKTGLDSGRSTQLLAVLAPIVMSFLAQRFAQQGNAGELSQALGAETPASASGGIGGLLNAFDQDGDGKFGASDVVGMLFKR, from the coding sequence GTGAATGCGAATTCGCTAACTCAAGCTCTTTTCTCGCAATTGCAGCAAGGCCAAGGCCTGCAGCAGGTTTCCCAGCAGTTGGGCCTGGAACCGCAGCAGGCCTCTTCGGCCATCAGTGCAGCCGTTCCACTGCTGTTGGGTGCACTGGGTACCAATGCCAGCCAGCCACAGGGCGCCCAGTCCCTGCTCAACGCCCTGCAGAAGGACCATCTCGGCGGCGGCGGTGGCGCAGGCGGCCTGGACATTGGCGGCATCCTCGGCGCCGTGCTCGGCGGCGGCGGTAGCGGCGCCACCAACGGGGCCGGCATCCTGGGTCACATGTTCGGCGGGCAGACCTCCCAGGCGGCCCAGCTGCTCGGCCAGAAGACCGGCCTGGACAGCGGACGGTCCACCCAACTGCTGGCCGTGCTGGCACCCATTGTGATGTCGTTCCTGGCCCAGCGCTTCGCCCAGCAGGGCAATGCCGGTGAACTCAGCCAGGCCCTGGGTGCCGAAACGCCTGCTTCCGCCAGTGGCGGCATCGGCGGGCTGCTCAACGCCTTCGACCAGGATGGCGATGGCAAATTTGGCGCGAGCGACGTAGTGGGCATGCTCTTCAAGCGCTGA
- a CDS encoding OsmC family protein: MSIARSMSPLKVIGATALSAMLLLAAPQVVSAEDAASPLRAYLAAKHDAIQAQSTKPATPTAIHAKVTAESRSGVRRLRIGQTGEFQYISDSGRDYAGYNLGAGSWDSLVGTLASAVADEYIVQAAAQGVPLDALDVVFTSIPERKSENLAYPNNLSYVAYIDSPATDAQLQALKRAVHEKSSAIDLVTRPQQVSHADVEYIHSPATRDSKLPPGLRDFITEEKRPAVLARQVKPAAGKAKPAGPEPLVARAHVEPHTGLRRTFLGKDGYHQQLHDSAPELLGYALAPTVEEHLLGVTGTCLTHIFEVQAASRNVLLDSLELTVDGQVSPRFGSNVTSPARFSDIRYKVRIESPASEQEIDALRQSVEATCPLYNLVKDEQKLEGSIVRGAYAEAAR; this comes from the coding sequence ATGTCCATCGCCCGCTCCATGTCGCCGCTCAAGGTTATCGGTGCCACCGCACTGTCTGCAATGCTGCTGTTGGCTGCCCCGCAGGTCGTTTCCGCCGAAGACGCGGCCTCGCCGCTGCGTGCCTACCTGGCCGCCAAGCACGATGCCATCCAGGCACAGTCGACCAAGCCGGCCACGCCCACCGCCATCCACGCCAAGGTCACCGCCGAAAGCCGCTCGGGCGTGCGCCGCCTGCGCATAGGTCAGACCGGGGAATTCCAGTACATCAGCGACAGCGGCCGCGATTACGCCGGCTACAACCTCGGCGCCGGTTCCTGGGACTCGCTGGTGGGCACGCTGGCCAGTGCCGTGGCCGACGAATACATCGTGCAGGCGGCTGCGCAGGGCGTGCCGCTGGATGCGCTGGACGTGGTGTTCACCAGCATTCCCGAGCGCAAGAGCGAGAACCTGGCCTACCCGAACAACCTTTCCTACGTGGCCTACATCGACTCACCGGCCACCGATGCGCAGCTGCAGGCACTCAAGCGCGCCGTGCATGAGAAGTCCTCGGCCATCGACCTGGTGACCCGGCCGCAGCAGGTCAGCCATGCCGACGTCGAGTACATCCACAGTCCAGCGACGCGCGATTCGAAGCTTCCGCCTGGCCTGCGTGACTTCATCACCGAAGAAAAGCGTCCGGCGGTGCTGGCAAGGCAGGTCAAGCCGGCCGCCGGGAAGGCCAAGCCGGCTGGCCCGGAGCCGCTGGTCGCACGCGCCCACGTCGAGCCCCACACCGGCCTGCGCCGCACATTCCTGGGCAAGGACGGGTACCACCAGCAGCTGCACGACAGCGCGCCCGAACTGCTGGGCTATGCGCTCGCCCCGACCGTCGAGGAACACCTGCTTGGCGTGACCGGTACCTGCCTGACCCACATCTTCGAGGTGCAGGCCGCCTCGCGGAACGTGCTGCTGGATTCGCTTGAACTCACCGTGGACGGCCAGGTGAGCCCGCGCTTCGGCAGCAACGTCACCTCGCCGGCCCGCTTCAGCGATATCCGCTACAAGGTGCGCATTGAATCGCCGGCGTCGGAGCAGGAGATCGACGCGCTGCGCCAGTCGGTCGAAGCCACCTGCCCGCTGTACAACCTGGTCAAGGACGAACAGAAGCTGGAAGGCAGCATCGTGCGAGGCGCGTATGCAGAAGCCGCGCGCTGA
- a CDS encoding TonB-dependent receptor plug domain-containing protein: MQKPRAESGLVRRSQRGLPWRRSHLALALCTLLAPVGEAAEPAEESTASASQTQGSNARLLDKVSVLGSQIAGGGAQAALPVVAVDREQIDATAATNGNELFRSLPQFGDVAITEKGTTNAGRNSNVARGDVGSVNLRNLGSKYTLLLVNGRRTVQHPISNSGDDTTYNANAIPVFGLERVNLLLDGASSIYGSDAIAGVVDLVMPSNLADGGGIKLNYGKVSDGHREDVSLEGYFGSDFAGGRGNLSLLYGFSKRTAQLNSDAWFTATDGRRPLGDGTSVPDPNGTTGFSTRTPWGHFETYTGGRRTGSWYVNPTTGALTSGSVPTRYHYDSAAEPGITSSPAIRKGNVFASGRYDLTDNLQLFGELAYYRASSESWVSSESGFGGDGFLLHIRPDAYWVPQSLRGADAIRLLNYQFADSGIRKVKVDNDQSRFLLGVRGWTEGGWNWESALLYSRARSTDTQQGGLTDAFIEAVNRTDASAYNPFSGGDPASIRVGDATPYDTSTFIGEATREGTAELALWDFKINRSDLLSWYAGDIGMAAGVEYRYESRTDDRDDNIDGSNPYTDWYTGTIARSNFFTHSPRPDVHGSRNVKSALIEFAVPLVSPAQNVPFVQSLDLQLAGRWEDYSDAGQVAKPKLAAAWKVNDSVLLRGSVSGGFRAPGLELVNSPPTYGFGFNNDAIRCHALIAKGAQPDYSACLNAFSSGSVVKPSVSAVTSYGEDVKPETTRQSSWGAVFEPRFVPERFGTISLSVDAWRVKVENPISTLGDELLYDAYLRVVEGSSNPNVVRAAVTAEDIAQFEGSGLAPAGVVTHVYNRYQNRNPLTASGVDYNFNWRLTGTAWGNFAFLVSASQLREYTQQKPAEVQLVAAAIASGQLNIIAPDLGAANEVGINGAKPEWRASATLIWNLQDWTVRLRDDYIDSVTAGAYADRTPFVVGSTQRWTLSVKKEFTQGALAGAAVEVGARNLFDKEPPLNASGNYLSALHETYGRYLYAGISKNW, translated from the coding sequence ATGCAGAAGCCGCGCGCTGAGAGCGGGCTGGTGCGCCGCAGCCAACGCGGACTGCCGTGGCGTCGCAGCCACCTGGCGCTGGCGTTGTGCACGCTGCTGGCGCCCGTGGGCGAGGCTGCCGAGCCTGCCGAGGAAAGCACTGCGTCCGCCTCGCAGACCCAGGGCTCCAACGCCCGGTTGCTGGACAAGGTCTCGGTGCTCGGTTCGCAGATCGCCGGGGGCGGCGCGCAGGCGGCGCTGCCGGTGGTTGCGGTGGACCGTGAGCAGATCGACGCCACGGCGGCGACCAACGGCAACGAGCTGTTCCGCAGCCTGCCGCAGTTCGGCGATGTGGCCATCACCGAGAAGGGCACCACCAATGCAGGCCGCAACTCCAACGTTGCGCGCGGCGATGTCGGCTCGGTGAACCTGCGCAACCTGGGCTCCAAGTACACGCTGCTGCTGGTCAACGGCCGCCGTACCGTGCAGCACCCGATCAGCAACAGCGGCGACGACACCACCTACAACGCCAATGCCATTCCGGTGTTCGGCCTGGAACGGGTCAACCTGCTGCTGGATGGCGCGTCGTCCATCTACGGCTCCGACGCCATCGCAGGCGTTGTCGACCTGGTGATGCCGAGCAACCTGGCCGATGGCGGTGGGATCAAACTGAACTACGGCAAGGTGAGCGACGGCCACCGCGAAGACGTGTCGCTGGAAGGATACTTCGGCAGCGACTTTGCCGGAGGGCGCGGCAACCTGTCGCTGCTGTACGGCTTCTCGAAGCGCACCGCACAGCTGAACTCCGATGCGTGGTTCACCGCCACCGATGGCCGCCGTCCGCTCGGCGACGGCACCAGCGTGCCGGACCCGAACGGCACCACCGGCTTCAGCACGCGAACCCCCTGGGGCCACTTCGAGACCTACACCGGTGGGCGCCGTACCGGCAGCTGGTACGTCAATCCGACCACGGGTGCCTTGACCAGTGGTTCGGTGCCGACGCGCTACCACTACGATTCGGCGGCCGAGCCCGGCATCACCTCGTCGCCGGCAATCCGCAAGGGCAACGTGTTTGCCAGCGGCCGCTACGACCTGACCGACAACCTGCAGCTGTTCGGCGAACTGGCCTATTACCGTGCCAGTTCCGAGTCCTGGGTGAGCAGCGAGTCCGGCTTCGGCGGTGATGGCTTCCTGCTGCACATCCGCCCGGACGCATATTGGGTGCCGCAGTCGCTGCGCGGTGCGGACGCGATCCGGCTGCTCAACTATCAGTTCGCAGACTCCGGCATTCGAAAGGTCAAGGTGGACAACGACCAGTCGCGGTTCCTGCTGGGCGTGCGCGGCTGGACCGAAGGTGGCTGGAACTGGGAAAGCGCGCTGCTGTACTCGCGGGCGCGCAGCACCGACACCCAGCAGGGCGGGCTGACCGATGCTTTCATCGAAGCGGTGAACCGCACCGATGCCAGCGCCTACAACCCCTTCAGCGGCGGCGACCCGGCCAGCATCCGCGTCGGTGACGCCACGCCCTACGACACCTCGACGTTCATCGGCGAGGCCACCCGCGAAGGAACGGCGGAACTGGCGCTGTGGGACTTCAAGATCAACCGTTCCGACCTGTTGAGCTGGTACGCGGGTGACATTGGCATGGCGGCGGGCGTTGAGTACCGTTATGAGAGCCGCACCGACGACCGCGATGACAACATCGACGGCAGCAACCCCTACACGGACTGGTACACCGGCACCATCGCGCGCAGCAATTTCTTCACCCATAGCCCGCGACCGGATGTCCACGGCAGCCGCAACGTCAAGTCAGCGCTGATCGAGTTCGCGGTACCGCTGGTCTCGCCCGCGCAGAACGTGCCGTTCGTGCAGTCGTTGGACCTGCAGTTGGCCGGACGGTGGGAGGACTACAGTGATGCGGGGCAGGTCGCCAAACCGAAACTGGCGGCGGCCTGGAAGGTTAACGACAGCGTGCTGCTGCGCGGCTCGGTAAGTGGTGGCTTCCGCGCACCCGGACTGGAGCTGGTCAACTCGCCGCCGACCTACGGGTTCGGTTTCAACAACGATGCCATCCGCTGCCACGCGCTGATCGCCAAGGGTGCGCAGCCAGACTACAGCGCCTGCTTGAATGCTTTCAGCAGCGGCTCGGTGGTAAAGCCGTCGGTAAGCGCAGTGACCTCCTACGGTGAGGATGTCAAACCGGAAACCACCCGGCAGTCGTCGTGGGGCGCAGTGTTCGAGCCGCGGTTCGTGCCGGAACGCTTCGGCACGATCAGCCTGAGCGTGGATGCGTGGCGGGTAAAGGTCGAGAATCCGATCAGCACGCTGGGGGATGAATTGCTCTACGACGCGTACCTGCGCGTGGTGGAGGGCAGCAGCAACCCGAACGTGGTGCGCGCTGCGGTGACCGCCGAGGACATTGCGCAGTTCGAAGGTTCGGGTCTGGCGCCGGCCGGCGTGGTGACGCATGTCTACAACCGCTACCAGAACCGCAATCCGCTGACCGCCTCGGGCGTGGACTACAACTTCAACTGGCGCCTGACCGGGACCGCGTGGGGCAACTTCGCGTTTCTGGTCAGTGCCAGCCAGCTGAGGGAATACACCCAGCAGAAGCCCGCCGAGGTGCAGCTGGTGGCGGCCGCCATCGCCAGTGGGCAGCTGAACATCATCGCGCCGGACCTGGGCGCGGCCAACGAAGTCGGCATCAATGGCGCCAAGCCCGAATGGCGGGCCAGCGCCACCCTGATCTGGAACCTGCAGGACTGGACGGTGCGCCTGCGCGACGACTACATCGACAGCGTGACCGCCGGTGCCTACGCCGACCGCACGCCGTTCGTGGTGGGCTCCACCCAGCGCTGGACGCTGTCGGTGAAGAAGGAGTTCACCCAGGGCGCGCTCGCTGGCGCTGCGGTGGAGGTGGGCGCAAGAAACCTGTTCGACAAGGAACCGCCGCTCAATGCCTCCGGCAATTACCTGAGCGCGCTGCACGAAACCTACGGGCGTTACCTCTACGCCGGCATTTCCAAAAACTGGTGA
- the mutS gene encoding DNA mismatch repair protein MutS codes for MKQFFAAKSDYPDLLLFFRMGDFYELFYDDARKAARLLDITLTQRGSSGGAPIPMAGVPVHAYEGYLARLVALGESVAICEQIGDPALAKGLVERKVVRIVTPGTVTDEALLDERRDTLLMALSRGKNGYGLAWADLAGGRFLVNEVDSEDALEAELARLEPAELLVPDEENWPDFLKQRSGIRRRAPWLFDADSGRRQLLAFFKLHDLTGFGIDDKPRATAAAGALLGYVEETQKQRLPHLTAIATESASEAIAMNAATRRHLELDTRVDGDTRNTLLGVLDTTVTPMGGRLLRRWLHRPLRLREVLQQRHDAVATLIDRGADGDVRDAFRALGDLERILTRVALRSARPRDFSTLRDGLGLLPEVRAVLAPLDSPRLVALRESLGSHDSCAHLLASAIAPTPPMKLSDGGVIAEGFDAELDELRRLSTHADQFLVDLEQRERASSGIATLKVGYNRVHGYYIEISKGQSDKAPVHYTRRQTLTNAERYITEELKSFEDKVLSARERSLSREKLLYEQLLDTLGSELEPLKQCASALSELDVLAGFAERAQALDWARPELDSAPCLRIERGRHPVVEAVREQLFEPNDLDLHPDRRMLVITGPNMGGKSTYMRQNALIVLLAHIGSFVPASRAVIGPIDRILTRIGAGDDLARGQSTFMVEMSETSYILHHATAQSLVLMDEIGRGTSTYDGLALADAVARHLAFENGCYTLFATHYFELTALADEQHQGGASGIANVHLDAVEHGEALVFMHAVKDGPANRSFGLQVAALAGLPRATVAQARRRLAELEQRGGETVTASVTPQALDAPQQFGLFTAPSSKAQKALAAIDPDELTPKQALEALYRLKALV; via the coding sequence ATGAAGCAGTTCTTTGCCGCCAAGTCCGATTACCCGGACCTGCTGCTGTTCTTCCGGATGGGCGACTTCTACGAGCTGTTCTACGACGACGCGCGCAAGGCGGCGCGGCTGCTGGATATCACCCTGACCCAGCGCGGCAGCTCCGGCGGCGCGCCCATTCCGATGGCCGGCGTGCCGGTGCATGCCTATGAGGGTTACCTGGCGCGACTGGTGGCGCTGGGCGAGTCGGTGGCGATCTGCGAGCAGATCGGGGACCCGGCGCTGGCCAAGGGGCTGGTCGAGCGCAAGGTGGTGCGCATCGTCACCCCCGGCACCGTCACCGATGAGGCGCTGCTGGACGAGCGCCGCGACACGCTTCTGATGGCACTGTCGCGTGGCAAGAATGGCTATGGTCTGGCCTGGGCCGACCTGGCCGGCGGTCGCTTCCTGGTCAACGAGGTCGATTCCGAAGACGCGCTGGAGGCCGAGCTGGCCCGGCTGGAACCGGCCGAGCTGCTGGTGCCGGACGAAGAGAACTGGCCGGACTTCCTGAAGCAGCGCAGCGGCATCCGCCGTCGGGCGCCGTGGCTGTTCGACGCCGACAGCGGCCGCCGCCAGCTGCTGGCCTTCTTCAAACTGCACGACCTCACCGGCTTCGGCATCGACGACAAGCCGCGCGCCACCGCTGCCGCCGGCGCGCTGCTGGGTTACGTGGAAGAAACCCAGAAGCAGCGGCTGCCGCACCTGACCGCCATCGCCACCGAGTCGGCCAGCGAAGCCATCGCGATGAACGCGGCCACGCGCCGCCATCTGGAGCTGGACACGCGCGTTGACGGCGACACCCGCAACACCCTGCTCGGCGTGCTCGACACCACGGTGACGCCGATGGGCGGGCGCCTGCTGCGGCGCTGGCTGCACCGTCCGCTGCGCCTGCGCGAGGTACTGCAGCAGCGCCACGATGCGGTGGCGACCTTGATCGACCGCGGTGCCGACGGCGATGTGCGCGATGCCTTCCGTGCGCTCGGCGACCTGGAACGCATCCTGACCCGCGTGGCGCTGCGCTCGGCGCGCCCGCGCGATTTCTCCACGCTTCGCGACGGCCTCGGGCTGCTGCCGGAGGTGCGTGCGGTGCTGGCGCCGCTGGATTCGCCGCGCCTGGTGGCGCTGCGCGAGTCGCTGGGTTCGCATGACTCATGCGCGCACCTGCTCGCCTCGGCCATCGCCCCTACCCCGCCGATGAAACTCAGCGACGGCGGCGTGATTGCCGAAGGCTTTGATGCAGAGCTGGACGAACTGCGCCGGCTCTCGACCCACGCCGACCAGTTCCTGGTCGACCTGGAACAGCGCGAGCGCGCCAGCAGCGGCATCGCCACGCTGAAGGTCGGCTACAACCGCGTGCACGGTTACTACATCGAAATCAGCAAGGGCCAGAGCGACAAGGCGCCGGTGCACTACACCCGCCGCCAGACCCTGACCAATGCCGAGCGCTACATCACCGAAGAGCTGAAGTCCTTCGAAGACAAGGTGCTGTCCGCGCGCGAACGTTCGCTGTCACGCGAGAAGCTGCTGTACGAACAGCTGCTGGACACGCTCGGCAGCGAGCTGGAACCGCTGAAGCAGTGCGCGTCGGCGCTAAGCGAACTGGACGTGCTGGCCGGTTTCGCCGAGCGCGCGCAGGCGCTGGACTGGGCCCGCCCCGAGCTGGACAGCGCGCCGTGCCTGCGCATCGAGCGCGGCCGCCACCCGGTGGTGGAAGCGGTGCGTGAGCAGCTGTTCGAGCCCAACGACCTGGACCTGCACCCGGACCGCCGCATGCTGGTGATCACTGGCCCGAACATGGGCGGTAAATCGACCTACATGCGCCAGAACGCGCTGATCGTGCTGCTGGCCCATATCGGCAGCTTCGTGCCGGCCAGCCGCGCGGTGATCGGCCCGATCGACCGCATCCTCACCCGCATCGGCGCCGGCGACGACCTGGCGCGCGGGCAGTCGACCTTCATGGTCGAAATGAGCGAGACCAGCTACATCCTGCACCACGCCACCGCGCAGTCGCTGGTGCTGATGGACGAGATCGGCCGTGGCACCTCGACCTACGACGGCCTGGCCCTGGCCGACGCGGTGGCCCGCCACCTGGCCTTCGAGAACGGCTGCTACACGCTGTTCGCGACCCACTACTTCGAGCTGACCGCGCTCGCGGACGAGCAGCACCAGGGCGGCGCCAGCGGCATTGCGAATGTCCACCTGGACGCGGTCGAGCACGGCGAGGCGCTGGTGTTCATGCACGCGGTGAAGGACGGCCCGGCCAACCGCAGCTTCGGCCTGCAGGTGGCGGCCCTTGCCGGCCTGCCCCGGGCCACCGTGGCCCAGGCCCGGCGCCGGCTGGCCGAGCTGGAGCAGCGTGGCGGCGAGACCGTGACCGCCAGCGTGACACCGCAGGCGCTGGATGCGCCGCAGCAGTTCGGGCTGTTCACCGCCCCGTCCAGCAAGGCGCAGAAGGCGTTGGCGGCGATCGACCCGGACGAGCTGACCCCGAAGCAGGCGCTGGAGGCGTTGTACCGGTTGAAGGCGCTGGTTTAG